A single region of the Streptomyces sp. NBC_01381 genome encodes:
- a CDS encoding glutamate-1-semialdehyde 2,1-aminomutase, which produces MDTEEFRLPRSREANERLHAMIPGGAHTYAKGDDQYPEDLAPVISHGHGAHVWDVDGNRYIEYGSGLRSVSLGHAHPRVLEAVRREIDRGSNFVRPSIVEVEAAERFLATVPTAEMVKFTKNGSDATTAAVRLARAVTGRPRVAICADHPFFSTDDWFIGTTPMSAGIPAATTELTVSFPYGDLPATEELLTRYRDEVACLILEPATTHSEPPPGYLEGLRKLADRHGCVLIFDEMITGFRWSEAGAQGLYGVVPDLSTFGKALGNGFAVSALAGRRDLMERGGLRHSRDRVFLLSTTHGAETHSLAAAMAVQTTYIEEGITAQLHALGERLAAGVHEAASGHGVGDHIVVRGRASNLVFATLDENGQPSQQYRTLFLRQLLAGGVLAPSFVVSSALDDADIDRTVDVVAQACAVYRKAVDAADPTPWLAGRPVKPVFRRLA; this is translated from the coding sequence GTGGACACTGAGGAGTTCCGCCTGCCCCGGTCGCGGGAGGCGAACGAGCGGCTGCACGCCATGATCCCCGGAGGCGCGCACACCTACGCCAAGGGAGACGACCAGTACCCGGAAGACCTGGCCCCGGTGATCAGCCACGGCCACGGTGCCCACGTTTGGGACGTCGACGGCAACCGCTACATCGAGTACGGGTCAGGGCTGCGGTCGGTCAGCCTGGGCCACGCCCACCCACGGGTGCTCGAGGCGGTGCGGCGGGAAATCGACCGCGGCAGCAACTTCGTCCGGCCGTCCATCGTGGAGGTCGAGGCCGCGGAACGCTTCCTGGCCACGGTGCCGACCGCCGAGATGGTGAAGTTCACGAAGAACGGCTCCGACGCCACCACCGCCGCGGTACGCCTCGCCCGAGCCGTCACCGGGCGCCCACGGGTGGCCATCTGCGCCGACCACCCCTTCTTCTCCACCGATGACTGGTTCATCGGTACGACGCCGATGTCGGCCGGCATTCCGGCGGCGACCACCGAACTCACGGTGTCCTTCCCATACGGGGACCTGCCCGCCACGGAGGAGCTCCTGACCCGCTACCGGGACGAGGTCGCCTGCCTGATCCTCGAACCCGCCACCACCCACTCGGAGCCCCCGCCCGGGTATCTCGAAGGCCTCCGCAAACTGGCGGACCGCCACGGCTGCGTACTGATCTTCGACGAGATGATCACCGGCTTCCGCTGGTCCGAGGCGGGCGCCCAGGGTCTGTACGGAGTCGTCCCCGACCTCTCCACGTTCGGCAAGGCGCTGGGCAACGGGTTCGCCGTGTCCGCCCTTGCCGGACGCCGCGACCTGATGGAGCGGGGCGGGCTGCGCCACTCACGCGACCGGGTGTTCCTTCTCTCCACCACGCACGGCGCGGAAACGCACTCCCTGGCAGCCGCGATGGCCGTGCAGACCACCTACATCGAGGAGGGCATCACCGCGCAACTGCACGCCCTCGGCGAGCGGTTGGCGGCCGGTGTCCACGAGGCCGCGTCCGGCCATGGTGTCGGCGACCACATCGTCGTCCGGGGCCGGGCCAGCAACCTGGTCTTCGCCACCCTCGACGAGAACGGGCAGCCGTCGCAGCAGTACCGCACCCTGTTCCTGCGCCAACTCCTCGCGGGCGGGGTCCTGGCCCCGTCGTTCGTGGTGAGCAGCGCGCTCGACGACGCCGACATCGACCGCACCGTCGATGTGGTGGCCCAGGCGTGTGCGGTGTACCGGAAGGCAGTGGACGCGGCCGACCCCACGCCCTGGCTGGCGGGGCGACCGGTGAAGCCGGTATTCCGCCGCCTGGCGTGA